A region from the Prochlorococcus sp. MIT 0603 genome encodes:
- a CDS encoding lipid-A-disaccharide synthase-related protein gives MTKLLLISNGHGEDLSGSILGNELKKQGHEVAAFPLVGKGNAYTKSDIKTHGMRKEFSTGGLGYTSLIGRLTELVQGQLFYLIWTFLRLLQIARSYDFLIVVGDVVPILAAWLSHRKMVVYLVAYSSHYEGKLRLPWPAASCLKSKRCLEIFTRDDLTAKDLTLQLKRSVLFLGNPFMDIVLKPKKPLPQRLFRLGLLPGSRRPELDQNLLIILRVLQSLPQSILTNSEFSFDMALVNALNDRALWKLISKDGWQIIANSEANSFSHILNHGFCSVKVHRNSFAQVLQSSDVLLCMAGTAVEQAVGLGKPVIQIPGKGPQFTSAFAEAQRRLLGKTVFCAEGNVVKGSNIFLSTADLIVDIFNRVHRDIELKENCRKEASMRLGTDGGTQRIAESIKNLIFYNV, from the coding sequence TTGACTAAATTACTTTTAATTAGTAATGGTCATGGAGAGGATCTCTCAGGTTCGATATTAGGAAATGAGCTGAAAAAACAAGGTCATGAGGTTGCTGCATTCCCTTTGGTTGGCAAGGGTAATGCTTATACCAAATCAGATATAAAAACGCATGGTATGCGGAAAGAATTTAGTACTGGGGGTCTAGGTTATACAAGTTTGATAGGAAGGTTAACTGAGTTGGTGCAAGGGCAACTATTTTATTTGATTTGGACTTTTTTGCGTTTATTACAAATAGCAAGGAGTTACGACTTCCTTATTGTTGTTGGAGATGTTGTGCCAATTTTGGCTGCATGGTTAAGCCATCGAAAGATGGTTGTTTATTTGGTTGCATATTCAAGTCATTATGAAGGTAAATTGCGTTTACCCTGGCCTGCTGCAAGTTGTTTGAAAAGCAAGCGTTGTTTAGAGATTTTTACTAGGGATGACTTGACTGCTAAAGATTTAACATTGCAATTGAAGCGTTCGGTTCTTTTCTTAGGCAATCCATTTATGGATATTGTTTTAAAGCCTAAGAAGCCTTTACCTCAAAGATTGTTTCGTTTGGGGTTATTGCCAGGTAGTCGTCGACCTGAACTAGATCAAAACTTGTTGATAATTTTAAGAGTATTGCAGTCTTTACCTCAATCTATTCTGACTAACTCAGAGTTTAGTTTTGATATGGCATTGGTAAATGCTTTAAATGATAGAGCTTTGTGGAAATTAATTAGTAAAGATGGATGGCAAATAATTGCAAATTCGGAAGCGAATAGTTTTTCACATATCTTGAATCATGGTTTTTGCTCAGTGAAAGTGCATAGGAACTCTTTTGCACAGGTTTTGCAAAGCAGTGATGTTCTTTTATGTATGGCTGGCACTGCAGTTGAGCAAGCTGTTGGTTTGGGAAAACCAGTAATTCAAATTCCTGGTAAAGGCCCCCAATTTACATCTGCTTTTGCTGAAGCTCAGAGAAGATTACTTGGTAAAACAGTTTTTTGTGCAGAAGGCAATGTTGTTAAGGGAAGCAATATATTTTTAAGTACAGCTGATTTAATTGTAGATATATTTAATCGAGTTCACAGAGATATTGAACTCAAAGAAAATTGTAGGAAAGAGGCTTCTATGAGACTTGGCACAGATGGAGGAACACAACGTATCGCAGAATCTATTAAAAACTTGATTTTTTATAATGTATAA
- a CDS encoding TIGR01777 family oxidoreductase, translating into MRLLLLGCSGFIGSELVPKLLKSGHQLTIVSRKEKEKLKFYCANNESTFIKSNPTLHSSWEKGALMDALINAEGVINLAGEPIANKRWSKKNCQAIKSSRLKTTSYLIHAMSKLKTPPQILVNGSAIGFYGTSSDSIFTERSRAGTDFLAELCAEWEDNSLKKPMQTRLVIIRTGIVLEKDGGALGKMLPIFKAGFGGPIGNGEQWMSWIHRSDLCNMIENALINRNWEGVFNGVSPNPVTMSKFCETLGKTLNRPTLLPVPELILKLLLGDGAKVVLEGQRVDSERLSTVAFKFTYPMLNEALSAITIAS; encoded by the coding sequence ATGCGTTTACTACTACTTGGATGTTCAGGTTTTATTGGCTCTGAATTAGTCCCTAAACTTCTAAAGTCCGGTCATCAACTAACAATAGTTAGTCGAAAGGAGAAAGAAAAATTAAAGTTTTATTGTGCAAATAATGAAAGTACTTTCATAAAGAGTAACCCAACTTTGCATTCGAGTTGGGAGAAAGGTGCTCTCATGGATGCCCTAATAAATGCTGAAGGTGTAATCAATCTTGCTGGTGAACCTATTGCAAACAAACGTTGGTCCAAAAAAAATTGCCAAGCCATAAAAAGCAGTCGGTTAAAAACAACTTCCTATTTAATACATGCAATGTCAAAACTAAAAACGCCTCCACAAATATTAGTAAATGGCTCAGCAATAGGGTTTTATGGTACAAGCTCAGACTCAATCTTCACTGAAAGAAGCAGGGCAGGTACAGACTTTCTTGCTGAACTATGTGCCGAATGGGAAGATAATTCTTTGAAGAAACCTATGCAAACAAGATTGGTAATAATTAGAACAGGAATAGTACTTGAAAAAGATGGGGGCGCATTAGGTAAAATGCTACCGATTTTCAAAGCAGGTTTTGGAGGACCGATTGGAAATGGAGAGCAATGGATGAGCTGGATTCATAGAAGTGATTTATGCAATATGATTGAGAATGCACTAATCAATCGCAATTGGGAAGGGGTTTTCAATGGTGTAAGTCCAAACCCTGTAACGATGTCTAAATTCTGCGAGACTTTGGGCAAAACTCTTAATAGACCAACACTTTTACCAGTTCCAGAATTAATTCTGAAACTTTTATTAGGCGATGGGGCAAAAGTAGTTCTTGAAGGACAGAGGGTTGATTCAGAACGCCTCTCAACAGTAGCTTTTAAATTTACTTACCCTATGCTTAACGAAGCACTCTCGGCAATTACAATCGCCTCATGA
- the ndhO gene encoding NAD(P)H-quinone oxidoreductase subunit O, whose amino-acid sequence MTEQPSSVKVPRPFRKGSLVRVNAEAYKNSVESLASDTSLPDYIFEGPGELLLVQGDYAQVRWRRPVPDIWFRLDQLETWTA is encoded by the coding sequence ATGACTGAACAACCCTCTTCAGTTAAAGTTCCTAGGCCTTTTCGCAAGGGATCCTTAGTTCGTGTGAATGCAGAAGCCTATAAAAATAGTGTTGAATCTTTAGCGAGTGACACATCTCTTCCGGATTATATTTTTGAAGGTCCAGGAGAGCTGCTGCTTGTTCAGGGTGATTATGCTCAAGTTCGTTGGCGCAGGCCTGTTCCTGATATTTGGTTCCGGCTTGATCAATTAGAGACATGGACTGCTTGA
- a CDS encoding J domain-containing protein, with product MKQDPYKVLGISHNSELKEIKAAYRKLAKKYHPDTGGDQNKILAINAAWEKLRNDKTNGRNSPVQENSKRNHEEYQVPKKKGHVTDHAIGLWIKIVYSPIDRLMGEILNQFPVKLKELSADPYDDMLMGCFCKYITSSQRKINQAKDIYQSHPTPVEANYFSLSLYQCFSEIQDGINEWERYTSGYVENYLHDGNEMLRQASKMRLKLKKERKHLTAC from the coding sequence ATGAAACAAGATCCCTACAAAGTTCTAGGCATTTCGCACAACTCAGAACTGAAGGAAATCAAAGCCGCATACAGAAAGCTGGCAAAAAAATACCATCCTGATACTGGAGGCGATCAAAATAAAATTCTTGCTATAAATGCAGCGTGGGAAAAACTAAGAAATGATAAAACCAATGGGCGGAATAGCCCAGTACAGGAAAATTCCAAAAGAAATCATGAGGAATATCAAGTTCCCAAGAAGAAAGGTCATGTCACTGACCATGCAATAGGTCTATGGATAAAAATTGTTTATTCTCCAATAGATAGATTAATGGGTGAAATCCTCAATCAATTTCCTGTAAAATTAAAAGAGCTATCAGCTGATCCTTACGACGATATGTTGATGGGATGTTTCTGTAAATATATTACTAGCAGTCAAAGAAAAATAAACCAAGCAAAAGATATTTATCAGTCTCATCCAACTCCTGTTGAAGCAAATTACTTTAGTCTCAGCCTTTATCAATGTTTTTCAGAAATACAAGATGGTATTAATGAATGGGAAAGATATACATCAGGTTATGTAGAAAATTATCTACATGATGGTAACGAAATGCTACGTCAAGCATCAAAAATGCGACTGAAGCTAAAGAAAGAAAGAAAGCACTTAACAGCTTGCTAA
- the cysK gene encoding cysteine synthase A — protein sequence MPIATDITQLVGRTPLVRLNRLPQIYGCNAHLLAKLESFNPTSSVKDRIAGAMVVEAEQKGTISPTKTVLIEPTSGNTGIALAMVAAAKGYRLILTMPDSMSTERRAMLRAYGAEIQLTPGNEGIQGAINLAKELVNQIPNSYLLQQFDNLANPKIHETTTAEEIWLDCEGDIDGLVAGIGTGGTITGCARVLKKKNPNIKVFGVEPANSAVLSGGQPGAHIIQGIGAGFIPKVLDTSLIDEVLKISDDEAMETGRQLARQEGLLSGISSGAAVAAALKIGCTSNMSNKRLVVVLPSFGERYLSTPMFNNVSSFQPKIDGCI from the coding sequence ATGCCAATAGCAACCGACATAACACAGTTAGTAGGGCGAACACCCCTAGTGAGACTAAATCGTCTTCCTCAAATATATGGATGCAATGCTCATTTATTAGCAAAGCTCGAAAGCTTTAATCCAACATCATCTGTCAAAGATCGTATTGCTGGCGCAATGGTCGTAGAAGCTGAACAAAAAGGTACCATCAGTCCAACAAAAACAGTTCTTATAGAGCCAACAAGCGGTAATACAGGGATAGCACTAGCAATGGTTGCAGCCGCAAAAGGGTATCGATTAATTCTTACAATGCCTGATTCAATGAGTACTGAAAGAAGGGCCATGCTTCGTGCTTATGGCGCTGAAATCCAACTAACTCCTGGGAATGAAGGGATACAAGGAGCTATTAACCTTGCTAAAGAATTAGTCAATCAAATTCCAAACTCATATTTATTACAGCAATTTGATAATCTTGCAAATCCAAAAATCCATGAGACAACTACAGCAGAAGAGATTTGGTTAGATTGTGAAGGAGATATTGATGGCTTAGTTGCAGGGATTGGTACTGGTGGGACAATCACTGGATGCGCAAGAGTTCTTAAGAAAAAAAACCCAAACATCAAAGTTTTTGGAGTAGAGCCTGCAAATAGTGCTGTACTGTCTGGGGGACAACCTGGTGCACATATTATTCAAGGTATAGGTGCTGGTTTTATCCCCAAAGTACTAGACACTTCATTAATTGATGAAGTTTTAAAAATTAGCGATGATGAAGCAATGGAAACCGGCAGACAACTTGCTCGTCAAGAGGGACTCCTTAGTGGAATCAGTAGTGGAGCGGCTGTTGCTGCGGCTCTTAAAATAGGATGTACATCTAATATGAGCAATAAAAGGTTGGTTGTTGTTTTACCCAGTTTTGGAGAAAGATATTTATCTACACCTATGTTCAACAATGTTTCATCATTTCAGCCAAAAATCGATGGATGCATTTAA
- a CDS encoding energy-coupling factor ABC transporter ATP-binding protein → MVEPLKQFSNRQNPSKEMILKDVSYSWKPGTNALRNCTLSIPFPGLWMLVGGNGSGKSTLFRLISGLITPQQGQFFCSFKPSLLLQNPDHQLLLPTCASDLLLSLPSNLNAKERNERIQHVLNQVGLEEMTDRPIHTLSGGQKQRLALAGALLSQADLLLLDEPTALLDPKSQKSILEIVRNIASNTNKHPITALWITHRLEELTYCDGAAIMEQGSLGQWFPGSEVITKLT, encoded by the coding sequence ATGGTAGAACCATTAAAGCAATTTTCTAACAGGCAGAATCCTTCCAAAGAGATGATTTTGAAGGATGTTTCTTATTCTTGGAAACCTGGAACGAATGCTTTAAGAAATTGCACTTTGTCTATTCCATTCCCTGGTTTGTGGATGCTTGTTGGAGGGAATGGTAGTGGGAAAAGTACTTTATTTCGCTTAATAAGTGGTTTGATTACTCCACAGCAGGGCCAATTTTTTTGTTCATTTAAACCTTCATTGCTTTTGCAAAACCCAGATCACCAGTTGCTTTTACCGACTTGTGCTAGTGATTTGTTGTTAAGTCTTCCTTCTAACTTGAATGCTAAAGAAAGAAATGAACGTATTCAACATGTTTTAAATCAAGTTGGATTAGAGGAGATGACCGACAGACCTATTCATACACTTAGTGGAGGTCAGAAGCAGCGATTAGCTCTTGCTGGGGCTTTATTAAGTCAAGCTGATTTGCTTTTGCTTGATGAACCAACTGCCTTGTTAGATCCTAAGAGTCAAAAATCTATCTTGGAAATAGTCAGAAACATTGCAAGTAATACTAATAAACATCCAATAACAGCCCTTTGGATTACGCATCGTCTTGAAGAGCTCACATATTGTGATGGTGCTGCAATTATGGAACAAGGGAGTTTAGGACAATGGTTTCCTGGTTCTGAAGTAATTACCAAATTAACTTGA
- a CDS encoding response regulator transcription factor gives MKPCVLLIEDDKDMRELVAGHLTHTGFDVQLAEDGIKGQALALQYTPDLVLLDLMLPNVDGLTLCQRLRRDERTASIPILMITALGATKDKVTGFNSGADDYLTKPFDLEELHVRIKALLRRTNRAPLGSTGQPEILNYGPLTLVPERFEAIWFESPVRLTHLEFELLHCLLQRHGQTVAPSLILKEVWGYEPDDDIETIRVHVRHLRTKLEPEPRKPRFIKTVYGAGYCLELPKGNQIEEVKELIFNKMTKGQSSNQENDTSNQ, from the coding sequence ATGAAACCTTGCGTTTTACTTATAGAAGATGATAAGGATATGCGCGAATTAGTTGCAGGTCATTTAACACATACAGGTTTCGATGTTCAGCTTGCGGAAGATGGGATCAAAGGCCAAGCTTTAGCGCTGCAATATACCCCTGATTTAGTCCTTCTAGATTTAATGCTGCCTAATGTTGATGGACTTACTCTTTGCCAGCGTTTGAGAAGAGACGAGCGGACTGCTTCCATTCCTATTCTTATGATTACAGCTTTGGGTGCAACAAAAGATAAAGTGACAGGTTTCAATTCTGGTGCTGATGATTACTTAACAAAGCCATTCGATCTTGAAGAATTACATGTTCGTATTAAAGCTCTTCTAAGGAGAACAAATCGTGCTCCCTTGGGGAGCACTGGGCAACCGGAAATTCTTAATTATGGACCTTTAACTTTAGTTCCCGAAAGATTTGAAGCCATTTGGTTTGAGAGTCCTGTTCGCTTAACTCATCTAGAGTTTGAATTGTTACATTGCTTGCTTCAAAGGCATGGTCAAACCGTTGCTCCATCATTAATTTTGAAAGAAGTTTGGGGTTATGAACCTGATGATGATATTGAAACAATTCGAGTACATGTTCGTCATTTGAGAACAAAGCTAGAACCGGAGCCTAGAAAACCTAGATTTATTAAAACAGTCTATGGTGCTGGTTATTGTTTGGAATTGCCTAAAGGTAATCAGATTGAGGAAGTTAAAGAACTTATATTTAATAAAATGACTAAAGGACAATCGTCTAATCAAGAAAATGATACTAGTAATCAGTAA
- the tmk gene encoding dTMP kinase: MKGIFIVLEGIDGCGKSTQIKHLSKWLPNSGLMPSGSKLITTREPGGTILGSSIRELLLDNSQNIAPEPTTELLLYAADRAQHISEVIMPAINNGDWVISDRFSSSTLAYQGFGRNLNRDLIYKLEEIATQGIKADLTLLLDISVTESIKRRKDLLKDRIEAEGNLFLERVCSGFASIAKKEDWITISGNQDQKLVGEEIQKKLINSLQKLSFKN; the protein is encoded by the coding sequence ATGAAAGGAATATTTATTGTTCTAGAAGGTATAGATGGATGCGGTAAAAGCACACAAATCAAGCATTTATCAAAATGGCTACCTAATAGTGGTCTAATGCCTTCAGGATCTAAACTTATTACAACAAGAGAACCTGGGGGAACAATATTAGGAAGTTCCATTAGAGAATTGCTTCTAGATAATTCGCAAAATATTGCACCAGAACCAACAACAGAACTTTTATTGTATGCAGCAGACAGAGCTCAACATATAAGCGAAGTCATAATGCCTGCTATAAATAATGGGGATTGGGTTATCAGTGATAGGTTTAGCAGTTCAACATTGGCATACCAAGGATTTGGTAGAAATTTAAATAGAGATTTGATTTATAAGTTAGAAGAAATTGCAACACAAGGAATCAAAGCAGATTTAACACTATTACTTGATATTTCAGTTACTGAAAGCATCAAAAGAAGGAAGGATCTTTTGAAAGATAGAATTGAAGCTGAAGGTAATTTATTTTTAGAGCGTGTTTGTTCTGGGTTTGCATCAATAGCAAAGAAAGAGGATTGGATTACAATCTCTGGTAATCAAGATCAGAAATTAGTTGGCGAGGAAATTCAAAAGAAACTAATTAATTCATTACAAAAACTGTCATTTAAAAATTAA